Part of the Planococcus plakortidis genome is shown below.
CAGAAACAACTTCAATAGGAATTTCCATCTCCAGCCTCCTTTTGGTAAAACTATATATTTTCAATTTTTTCTTTTTTCAGTTCCCTGTATAATGTTGCTGCAGAAATACCTGTTGCTTCTTGTATTTCTTTAACACTCATTCTTTTCGAATGGTAAAGGGCAGTTGCTTGATTTAACTTCTGCTGATTGACTTTTGGTCTTCCTCCCCTTCTCCCTCTTGCACGCGCGGCTTTCAATCCAGCCATCGTTCGTTCACGAATAATATCCCTTTCAAATTCAGCTAATACCGATAGCATTCCAAACATCGCTTTTCCTGCAGCCGTCCCTGTATCGATATTGTCTTGGATGCTGACGAACTCTACTCCTTTTTCTCGAAGTAGTTCTGCAATTTCAATCAATCGCTTTGTGGATCTTGCTAATCTATCTAACTTGTAAACTACGAACTTGTCACCAGCTCGTGACATCTTAATTGCTTGTAACAATTCAGGGCGATCATCTTTTGCTCCAGATAGTTTCTCCTGGAAAATCTCTTCGCAGCCAAATTCTTTTAAAGCATCCAACTGCAAATTCAGAGATTGATCAATCGTACTGACTCGAGCATATCCTATAATCATAAAATCCCTCTTCCCACTTCTGTTATCAGATTAATTATATCAAATACATTCGTTTACGACACATAGTTTTTGATATGAGTTTTGATATAAAAAGAGTATAAAAAAGAAGAAGATTTTCACCTTCTCCTCAACACTCTCAAAAACCATCGTTTTTGATAAAAAAAACACAAG
Proteins encoded:
- a CDS encoding recombinase family protein, encoding MIIGYARVSTIDQSLNLQLDALKEFGCEEIFQEKLSGAKDDRPELLQAIKMSRAGDKFVVYKLDRLARSTKRLIEIAELLREKGVEFVSIQDNIDTGTAAGKAMFGMLSVLAEFERDIIRERTMAGLKAARARGRRGGRPKVNQQKLNQATALYHSKRMSVKEIQEATGISAATLYRELKKEKIENI